In Archocentrus centrarchus isolate MPI-CPG fArcCen1 chromosome 21, fArcCen1, whole genome shotgun sequence, the following are encoded in one genomic region:
- the LOC115800179 gene encoding olfactory receptor 6N2-like, with translation MRGYNLAAGGRTIVETDCARRGQSLRTPRSMPRYSHQMWGLELEVGGEAGGEPAGWRSPPPESDRHDGRRLPSDGGQLNEELNVTYITLDGYVEVNKYRYLYFFIMFTLYILIICSNSIIVNLICIHKNLHEPMYIFIAALLLNCVLYSTIIYPKLLIDFLSEKQVTSYSACLFQFFMFYTLGSSEFFLLAAMAYDRYVAICKPLQYPIIMTKTTVSIFLVIAWLVPSCHIAVQAIGSAEAKLCDFNLKGIFCNNAVYTLQCERSRLITVFGVVCLLDLVILPMLFIVFTYMNIFIVSYRSCKEVRKKATETCLPHLLVLISISCLSIYDVSIARVESDFPKTACLIMTLQIVLYHPLFNPFIYGLKMKEISKHLKRLLSQAKIISCINTEC, from the exons ATGCGGGGTTATAACCTGGCAGCAGGTGGGCGCACCATCGTGGAGACAGATTGCGCGCGCAGAGGACAGAGCCTCCGCACACCTCGCAGCATGCCGCGTTATTCCCACCAGATGTGGGGATTAGAACTGGAGGTTGGAGGTGAAGCTGGAGGCGAGCCCGCAGGCTGGAGGAGCCCACCGCCCGAGAGCGACCGGCATGACGGCCGGCGGCTGCCCTCTGATGGCGGGCAAC TGAATGAGGAGTTAAATGTTACCTATATAACTCTGGATGGGTATGTTGAAGTCAACAAGTAcagatatctttatttttttattatgtttacgTTATATATTCTAATAATCTGCAGTAATTCTATTATTGTGAATCTCATTTGTATTCATAAAAACCTTCATGAGCctatgtacattttcattgcagcttTGCTATTGAACTGTGTTCTTTACAGTACAATTATTTACCCAAAacttctgattgactttttatctgaaaaacaaGTCACATCATATTCAGCCtgtctctttcagttttttatgttttacactCTAGGCAGTTCAGAGTTTTTTCTCTTAGCAGCCATGGCCTATGACAGATATGTGGCTATATGCAAACCTCTGCAATATCCAATTATCATGACAAAAACCACTGTGAGTATTTTCCTGGTCATAGCTTGGCTGGTTCCTTCTTGCCATATTGCAGTCCAAGCAATCGGGAGTGCTGAAGCTAAACTGTGTGACTTTAACTTAAAAGGAATATTTTGTAACAATGCAGTTTACACTCTTCAGTGTGAAAGGTCAAGATTAATTACTGTATTTGGAGTGGTTTGTTTATTAGATCTTGTAATACTTCCTATGCTCTTCATAGTTTTCACATACATGAACATTTTTATAGTCTCTTATCGAAGTTGTAAAGAAGTCAGGAAGAAAGCTACAGAGACCTGTTTACCCCACCTGTTAGTTTTAATCAGCATTTCCTGTTTAAGTATCTATGATGTCAGTATAGCTCGCGTGGAATCTGATTTTCcaaaaactgcatgtttaaTAATGACTTTACAAATAGTGCTCTATCATCCTTTGTTTAATCCATTTATTTATGGGCTCAAAATGAAGGAAATTTCTAAACACCTAAAGAGATTGCTTTCTCAGGCCAAAATCATTTCATGCATTAACACTGAATGCTAA